Genomic window (Verrucomicrobiia bacterium):
CCGCACTGGTCAAGGTCTGGATCGGACGCAGAATGGCGCGACCAAGTTTGTAGCTCGCGTAACCCAACAACAGCAAAGCCACGCCCAGACTCAGAGTCAGGACGCCCAGGATGGTGCGGTTGGCTTGCTTGATGGTTTCCGCCGTGCCGAAAATGTCTTTCTTGTTGGCTTCCCGCCAGCGCTCCAGCAACACGTCAATCGTCAGTTTTTTGGGGATGATCTGCTGATCGTAGATGGCGTGCTGCTCGGTCGCCGGCGTGTCCGGACGAAACATCTGCGCCCCCTCGAACCGCAGCGCCACGAAGTTCGTGCGCAATTGTTGCAGCAACTCAGCCTGCGCCTGCGCCAACCGATTGGAGGATTGCGTGGTCAGTTGTTCTTCAAACAGACGGGCGTTGGTATCGAACATCAACTGCGCCGCCGCCGAATCTTCCGTCCGCGACCGTTGCAAGGCGGTGTCCATGCGATCCGCCGCCTCGACCATTTTCGCCGCGGCATTATCGCGTTGATAATTCTCCGTCACCGTCTGGTCCACACTCGCCGCCAGGCGCGAAACCAGCACCATCGCAAAGGCGCCAACCGCCGTCAGGATCAGCACGAACGGAATAAGATGCAGGACAATTCGCGTGCGAAGCATGGTGGCGGACCTCAGGCCGCAAGGTTAGAGACCCATTTTCTTTTTGCGCTCATAAAGGGTGCCCCGCGAAATGCCGAGCAATTGCGCGGCTTCCTCCATGGTCTTGGTTTGCGCGAGCACCCGGCGGATGTGTTCGGTTTCAATCTGCTCCAGCGACACCTTCATGCCCACGCTGACTTCCGCCGGACTTCCCAAACTGTGGGGATCGAACAGATCCGGCAAATCCGCGGGCACAATCTCGCCGCCGTTGGCAAAGATGACCGCGTGTTCGATGACGTTGCGCAATTCGCGCAAATTCCCCGGCCAATGATAGGCTTCGAGTGCGGCCCAGGTCGCCGTCGAAAATCCGGTGAGGCGCTTGCCGCATTGCGCGCCAAAAAATTTGAGACAACCCACCGCCAGCGCTTTGAGGTCGCGCCGCCGCTCCCGCAACGGCGGCATCCGAATCGCGATCACGTTCAGCCGGTAAAACAAATCTTCGCGAAACGTCTTTTCCGCGACGGCGGTGGCGAGATTGCGATTGGTGGCGGCGATCACCCGCACGTTGGCGCGACGCGTTTTGGCTTCGCCCACGCGCTCGTATTCTTTCTCCTGCAACAACCGGAGCAGCTTGGGTTGAATCGCCAACGGCAGCTCGCCAATTTCATCCAGGAACAAGGTCCCGCCTTCGGCCTGGGCGACCTTGCCCCACGTGTCGCTCGAAGCGCCGGTGTAAGCGCCTTTCACCCGACCGAACAATTCGCTCTCCAACAACTCGGCCGAGAGGCTGGGGCAATTGATGGTCACGAACGGTTTATCCTGGAACGGGCTGCGCTCGTGCATCGCGCGCGCCAGCATGCTTTTGCCCGTGCCGCTCTCGCCCAGCAACAGCACCGTAGCCGCTGAATCCGCCGCGCGAAACGCCTGGCTGAACGCTTTTTCCATGGCCGGCTCGACCGATTCCATGAGCGTCGGCGGCGCGTCTCCAGTCAGTTGCGCTTCCAGGGTGGCAATGCGACCGGACAACGACCGCGCCTCGCTGATCTTGCGCAGCAATTGCCGGATTTGTTCCGGCGTGAACGGTTTGGGGATGTAATCTTTTGCGCCGCGCCGCATCGCTTCCACCGCGCTGTCAATCGAGGCGTAGGCGGTGAACACCACCACGTCGAGATTCGCATTGTTGCGGAGCAATTGCGGCAACACGTCCAAACCGTTTTCACCTTCGAGCTTCAGATCGAGAAAGCACAGGTCGAATTGCGCGCGCTCCAGTTCGTGCAGTGCCGCCGCGGCCTCCGCCACGCTCACCACCTCGTGTCCCAACCCTTTCAGCATCACGGCCAGAGTGGTGCGAATACTCGCTTCATCATCGAGAATCAGAATACGCATGAATTGAAGGGGACGTTCAGAGTGGATTTCTCGCGACCAATCCGGATCCGATCCCACCGTAATGGTAAAGGCCATGAGCCAGCGAGGCGAGCAGGTTTCTCGCCGCTCCTCATTGGGCGGTGGAATTCGCAATGACTCCGAGGCGGCGACGAAATTCCGGCGTGGTTTCGACCGATTTCTGAACGTCGCTCGTTCAGAATTTGCACTGGCTCTTGCCGCGCTCGACTGACCTTGTTTTTTGCGCGAACTTTTTTACGTCTCCGCTTCCGTTCACTCGTTGACGCGAATCGTTGGATTGCCGCGTCATTCCACTCCGGTAAACGCGGATATTTGTTTCAGCTTCAAGACGCGCGTTTGGCGTCCGCACTCATGGCATTGCCGCTGCTAAGGCGACCGCGTGCGAGTGCCTCTTTTCCAGAGGGTGAAAGGAGGTTGAACCAGATGCCAGTAGTTGCCTTATGCGGAAAAATGCTGTGTTCCCGTGGAGTTCTCGACTCCTTGTCATTCTGCTTGGATTGATTCTGCCGCGGCTCGGTTGGGCGCAGGAACTGGCTGTTCCCGTCAAGCTGCGTTGGAACGCCGCCGCGGATTCCAATGTCGCTGGTTACGCGGTGTATTTCGGACCGGCGGTCACCGGCAGGTTGCAGCGGGTGGATGTCGGCCCCAATCTGGAAGTAACGCTCTCCAATTTATATGTGGGAACGACCTATCGCATTTATGCGG
Coding sequences:
- a CDS encoding sigma-54 dependent transcriptional regulator; amino-acid sequence: MRILILDDEASIRTTLAVMLKGLGHEVVSVAEAAAALHELERAQFDLCFLDLKLEGENGLDVLPQLLRNNANLDVVVFTAYASIDSAVEAMRRGAKDYIPKPFTPEQIRQLLRKISEARSLSGRIATLEAQLTGDAPPTLMESVEPAMEKAFSQAFRAADSAATVLLLGESGTGKSMLARAMHERSPFQDKPFVTINCPSLSAELLESELFGRVKGAYTGASSDTWGKVAQAEGGTLFLDEIGELPLAIQPKLLRLLQEKEYERVGEAKTRRANVRVIAATNRNLATAVAEKTFREDLFYRLNVIAIRMPPLRERRRDLKALAVGCLKFFGAQCGKRLTGFSTATWAALEAYHWPGNLRELRNVIEHAVIFANGGEIVPADLPDLFDPHSLGSPAEVSVGMKVSLEQIETEHIRRVLAQTKTMEEAAQLLGISRGTLYERKKKMGL